The proteins below are encoded in one region of Salmo salar chromosome ssa02, Ssal_v3.1, whole genome shotgun sequence:
- the LOC123732826 gene encoding trichohyalin-like isoform X3, translating to MEEEESEERQRENEEEICKQKQIEMEEEEREEERQREMGEKERRQQQEEKKRKFERDQEEEDIWKQKQIDMEKEGREKKKIQRKIEEIHRRQQQEERQKQMEKEKEREKDNENQGEIELKDQQQKEMEKENMIMREREEAGRRNEGQNELEIEQEREMEEKQEVIIKKAEEEYMEREERGKEVSMKKDVVVNVKAKAREVFNRRKERRLEVLKGEREHIERGQQIRREKEERRLEMERKQERARQQEEQDKKREIGIARQKEMFRLREEERQREEKREEERKRAIEGHLALIGERENIIKANKREEMSEEERREIPGNYKMGEIENSEEEEEKEDDKEDILPPDKSIRRRAVDWVNKKWEKRNLKKIERTYQREAEEGYKIVHLAFPGHPRVISTMTRAEREREKRKELLKDEERRKKLEDFNKQWREQSLLKKRTHQNLKEERERMMEKYLEQMNLEADAQINTRCLTTQHSHDSNHGQALPGWATGQQVSQEPVGSGDGQQEGPRRQQAWAENQEGSSENQQEWPENQQGVPESQQLEAPEEAETSEPTSKNKKRPGIWKRIKMSIPDVLSA from the exons atggaagaggaagaaagtgaagagagacagagagagaatgaagaagaaATATGTAAACAAAAGCAaatagagatggaagaggaagaaagagaagaagagagacagagagagatgggagagaaagagagacgacaACAACaagaggagaaaaagagaaagttTGAGAGAGATCAAGAAGAAGAAGATATATGGAAACAGAAGCAAattgacatggagaaggagggaagagagaagaagaagatacAGAGAAAGATAGAAGAGATACACAGACGACAAcaacaagaggagagacagaaacaaatggagaaagagaaagaaagggagaaagacaaTGAGAATCAGGGAGAGATAGAATTAAAAGATCAGCaacagaaagagatggagaaagaaaatatgattatgagagagagggaggaagcagGAAGAAGAAATGAGGGGCAGAATGAACTggagatagaacaggagagagagatggaagaaaaGCAGGAAGTGATTATTAAGAAAGCAGAGGAAGAGTAcatggaaagagaagagagaggaaaggaagtaAGCATGAAGAAAGATGTAGTAGTTAATGTTAAAGCTAAAGCACGGGAAGTCTTCAATAGACGTAAAGAGAGGAGGTTAGAAGTGTTGAAGGGGGAACGAGAACACATAGAAAGAGGACAACAaatcaggagggagaaggaggaaagaCGGCTGGAGATGGAAAGAAAACAGGAGAGGGCAAGACAACAAGAGGAGCAGGATAAAAAACGAGAGATTGGAATTGCCAGACAGAAAGAAATGTTCAGactaagagaggaggagag gcagagagaggaaaagagagaggaggagagaaagagagccattGAAGGCCATTTAGCTTtaatcggagagagagagaacatcataAAGGCAAACAAAAGAGAGGAGATGTcagaagaggaaagaagagagatcCCTGGGAATTACAAGATGGGTGAGATAGAGaacagtgaagaggaggaggagaaggaagatgaCAAGGAGGACATTCTCCCACCTGATAAAAGTATCCGAAGGAGAGCTGTGGACTGGGTGaataagaagtgggagaagagGAACCTCAAAAAGATCGAGAGAACGtatcagagagaggctgaggagggcTATAAGATCGTCCACCTAG CCTTCCCTGGACACCCAAGGGTAATATCCACCATGAcccgggcagagagagagagggagaagaggaaggagctgctgaaggatgaggagagaaggaagaagtTGGAGGATTTCAATAAGCAGTGGAGAGAGCAGTCCCTGCTTAAAAAAAGGACTCATCAAAAtctgaaggaggagagggagaggatgatggAAAAGTACCTGGAGCAGATGAATCTGGAGGCTGATGCTCAAATCAACACCCGGTGTCTAACCACCCAACACAGCCACGATTCCAACCACGGTCAGGCATTGCCGGGATGGGCCACAGGCCAACAAGTAAGCCAAGAGCCTGTTGGATCTGGAGATGGCCAGCAGGAGGGGCCAAGGAGGCAGCAGGCATGGGCAGAGAACCAGGAGGGGAGTTCggagaaccagcaggagtggccagagaaccaacagggggtgccagagagccagCAGCTAGAAGCTCCAGAAGAGGCTGAAACTTCAGAGCCAACCTCCAAGAACAAGAAAAGGCCAGGCATCTGGAAGAGAAttaagatgag CATTCCTGACGTGCTGTCTGCCTAG
- the LOC123732826 gene encoding trichohyalin-like isoform X2: MEEEESEERQRENEEEICKQKQIEMEEEEREEERQREMGEKERRQQQEEKKRKFERDQEEEDIWKQKQIDMEKEGREKKKIQRKIEEIHRRQQQEERQKQMEKEKEREKDNENQGEIELKDQQQKEMEKENMIMREREEAGRRNEGQNELEIEQEREMEEKQEVIIKKAEEEYMEREERGKEVSMKKDVVVNVKAKAREVFNRRKERRLEVLKGEREHIERGQQIRREKEERRLEMERKQERARQQEEQDKKREIGIARQKEMFRLREEERQREEKREEERKRAIEGHLALIGERENIIKANKREEMSEEERREIPGNYKMGEIENSEEEEEKEDDKEDILPPDKSIRRRAVDWVNKKWEKRNLKKIERTYQREAEEGYKIVHLAFPGHPRVISTMTRAEREREKRKELLKDEERRKKLEDFNKQWREQSLLKKRTHQNLKEERERMMEKYLEQMNLEADAQINTRCLTTQHSHDSNHGQALPGWATGQQVSQEPVGSGDGQQEGPRRQQAWAENQEGSSENQQEWPENQQGVPESQQLEAPEEAETSEPTSKNKKRPGIWKRIKMSIPDVLSA, encoded by the exons atggaagaggaagaaagtgaagagagacagagagagaatgaagaagaaATATGTAAACAAAAGCAaatagagatggaagaggaagaaagagaagaagagagacagagagagatgggagagaaagagagacgacaACAACaagaggagaaaaagagaaagttTGAGAGAGATCAAGAAGAAGAAGATATATGGAAACAGAAGCAAattgacatggagaaggagggaagagagaagaagaagatacAGAGAAAGATAGAAGAGATACACAGACGACAAcaacaagaggagagacagaaacaaatggagaaagagaaagaaagggagaaagacaaTGAGAATCAGGGAGAGATAGAATTAAAAGATCAGCaacagaaagagatggagaaagaaaatatgattatgagagagagggaggaagcagGAAGAAGAAATGAGGGGCAGAATGAACTggagatagaacaggagagagagatggaagaaaaGCAGGAAGTGATTATTAAGAAAGCAGAGGAAGAGTAcatggaaagagaagagagaggaaaggaagtaAGCATGAAGAAAGATGTAGTAGTTAATGTTAAAGCTAAAGCACGGGAAGTCTTCAATAGACGTAAAGAGAGGAGGTTAGAAGTGTTGAAGGGGGAACGAGAACACATAGAAAGAGGACAACAaatcaggagggagaaggaggaaagaCGGCTGGAGATGGAAAGAAAACAGGAGAGGGCAAGACAACAAGAGGAGCAGGATAAAAAACGAGAGATTGGAATTGCCAGACAGAAAGAAATGTTCAGactaagagaggaggagaggcagagagaggaaaagagagaggaggagag aaagagagccattGAAGGCCATTTAGCTTtaatcggagagagagagaacatcataAAGGCAAACAAAAGAGAGGAGATGTcagaagaggaaagaagagagatcCCTGGGAATTACAAGATGGGTGAGATAGAGaacagtgaagaggaggaggagaaggaagatgaCAAGGAGGACATTCTCCCACCTGATAAAAGTATCCGAAGGAGAGCTGTGGACTGGGTGaataagaagtgggagaagagGAACCTCAAAAAGATCGAGAGAACGtatcagagagaggctgaggagggcTATAAGATCGTCCACCTAG CCTTCCCTGGACACCCAAGGGTAATATCCACCATGAcccgggcagagagagagagggagaagaggaaggagctgctgaaggatgaggagagaaggaagaagtTGGAGGATTTCAATAAGCAGTGGAGAGAGCAGTCCCTGCTTAAAAAAAGGACTCATCAAAAtctgaaggaggagagggagaggatgatggAAAAGTACCTGGAGCAGATGAATCTGGAGGCTGATGCTCAAATCAACACCCGGTGTCTAACCACCCAACACAGCCACGATTCCAACCACGGTCAGGCATTGCCGGGATGGGCCACAGGCCAACAAGTAAGCCAAGAGCCTGTTGGATCTGGAGATGGCCAGCAGGAGGGGCCAAGGAGGCAGCAGGCATGGGCAGAGAACCAGGAGGGGAGTTCggagaaccagcaggagtggccagagaaccaacagggggtgccagagagccagCAGCTAGAAGCTCCAGAAGAGGCTGAAACTTCAGAGCCAACCTCCAAGAACAAGAAAAGGCCAGGCATCTGGAAGAGAAttaagatgag CATTCCTGACGTGCTGTCTGCCTAG
- the LOC123732826 gene encoding trichohyalin-like isoform X1: MEEEESEERQRENEEEICKQKQIEMEEEEREEERQREMGEKERRQQQEEKKRKFERDQEEEDIWKQKQIDMEKEGREKKKIQRKIEEIHRRQQQEERQKQMEKEKEREKDNENQGEIELKDQQQKEMEKENMIMREREEAGRRNEGQNELEIEQEREMEEKQEVIIKKAEEEYMEREERGKEVSMKKDVVVNVKAKAREVFNRRKERRLEVLKGEREHIERGQQIRREKEERRLEMERKQERARQQEEQDKKREIGIARQKEMFRLREEERQREEKREEERQREEKREEERKRAIEGHLALIGERENIIKANKREEMSEEERREIPGNYKMGEIENSEEEEEKEDDKEDILPPDKSIRRRAVDWVNKKWEKRNLKKIERTYQREAEEGYKIVHLAFPGHPRVISTMTRAEREREKRKELLKDEERRKKLEDFNKQWREQSLLKKRTHQNLKEERERMMEKYLEQMNLEADAQINTRCLTTQHSHDSNHGQALPGWATGQQVSQEPVGSGDGQQEGPRRQQAWAENQEGSSENQQEWPENQQGVPESQQLEAPEEAETSEPTSKNKKRPGIWKRIKMSIPDVLSA; the protein is encoded by the exons atggaagaggaagaaagtgaagagagacagagagagaatgaagaagaaATATGTAAACAAAAGCAaatagagatggaagaggaagaaagagaagaagagagacagagagagatgggagagaaagagagacgacaACAACaagaggagaaaaagagaaagttTGAGAGAGATCAAGAAGAAGAAGATATATGGAAACAGAAGCAAattgacatggagaaggagggaagagagaagaagaagatacAGAGAAAGATAGAAGAGATACACAGACGACAAcaacaagaggagagacagaaacaaatggagaaagagaaagaaagggagaaagacaaTGAGAATCAGGGAGAGATAGAATTAAAAGATCAGCaacagaaagagatggagaaagaaaatatgattatgagagagagggaggaagcagGAAGAAGAAATGAGGGGCAGAATGAACTggagatagaacaggagagagagatggaagaaaaGCAGGAAGTGATTATTAAGAAAGCAGAGGAAGAGTAcatggaaagagaagagagaggaaaggaagtaAGCATGAAGAAAGATGTAGTAGTTAATGTTAAAGCTAAAGCACGGGAAGTCTTCAATAGACGTAAAGAGAGGAGGTTAGAAGTGTTGAAGGGGGAACGAGAACACATAGAAAGAGGACAACAaatcaggagggagaaggaggaaagaCGGCTGGAGATGGAAAGAAAACAGGAGAGGGCAAGACAACAAGAGGAGCAGGATAAAAAACGAGAGATTGGAATTGCCAGACAGAAAGAAATGTTCAGactaagagaggaggagaggcagagagaggaaaagagagaggaggagaggcagagagaggaaaagagagaggaggagagaaagagagccattGAAGGCCATTTAGCTTtaatcggagagagagagaacatcataAAGGCAAACAAAAGAGAGGAGATGTcagaagaggaaagaagagagatcCCTGGGAATTACAAGATGGGTGAGATAGAGaacagtgaagaggaggaggagaaggaagatgaCAAGGAGGACATTCTCCCACCTGATAAAAGTATCCGAAGGAGAGCTGTGGACTGGGTGaataagaagtgggagaagagGAACCTCAAAAAGATCGAGAGAACGtatcagagagaggctgaggagggcTATAAGATCGTCCACCTAG CCTTCCCTGGACACCCAAGGGTAATATCCACCATGAcccgggcagagagagagagggagaagaggaaggagctgctgaaggatgaggagagaaggaagaagtTGGAGGATTTCAATAAGCAGTGGAGAGAGCAGTCCCTGCTTAAAAAAAGGACTCATCAAAAtctgaaggaggagagggagaggatgatggAAAAGTACCTGGAGCAGATGAATCTGGAGGCTGATGCTCAAATCAACACCCGGTGTCTAACCACCCAACACAGCCACGATTCCAACCACGGTCAGGCATTGCCGGGATGGGCCACAGGCCAACAAGTAAGCCAAGAGCCTGTTGGATCTGGAGATGGCCAGCAGGAGGGGCCAAGGAGGCAGCAGGCATGGGCAGAGAACCAGGAGGGGAGTTCggagaaccagcaggagtggccagagaaccaacagggggtgccagagagccagCAGCTAGAAGCTCCAGAAGAGGCTGAAACTTCAGAGCCAACCTCCAAGAACAAGAAAAGGCCAGGCATCTGGAAGAGAAttaagatgag CATTCCTGACGTGCTGTCTGCCTAG